Genomic DNA from Dermacentor variabilis isolate Ectoservices chromosome 6, ASM5094787v1, whole genome shotgun sequence:
TTGATGCCCCTCTGGGGAGCTAGTTGCTCCGCACTGGCGGCAGATTCTCGTTCCCGGCGTTGGGCACACGTCCGAGCGGCGTCCTTGCTCGCCGCACACGAAGCATACTTGTCTCGTTGGTCTGTAGGGGTGGGTCTTGCACTCGCATGCCCCAAAAATGACGTATTTGGGGATGAAAGGGCCGTCGAAAGTGACGAGTGCTGTCTCCGACTTGCCCAGCATTCTGGCGCTCAAGATCTCCACTCCTTGGGTGCGTAGGCGCAACTTGAATTCGAGTAGGTCCGCCGCGATTCCCGGGGGTAACCCGTGAAAAGCGGCTCTTTTGATGTCTTCCGGTAGCGCTACGTAGGCGTTCACGTCGTAATTTTGCCCGTCAAAGTTGAGGCCATTGATCTTCCTGATCATTCCGGCTGCTTCCTCGTCCGAGGCGCTTGCGATGATGATGTTGGAACCTGGCCGGAGTCTCACCAGGAACTTGTCTTCTCCGAATTTTCGGCCACACGCTTCCATGATAGCGCGTGCCGCTTGGTACGTGTTCTGCTCCTTAACCTTCAGCCCACCCTTGGGCCGAATAATGATCTTCGCGTCGTTCATAGGGAGCGGCGGGAGTCTCTGCCTCGACTGCCTCGCCGCGCCGCTCTTTTGTCCTTGTGTCGTTGACGTCATGCCAGCTGCTGTCGCCGGTGCCATCTTGGTATTGTTCTCGGCGGCGTGGGGCTCGCCCCGTTTCTAAATGGCGGCGCTCTGCGTAGCGCGCTTAAGCCCTTTCTTCTGGCGTCGGGAATAGTAAATTTGCCAGTTTTTGTCTTCTTCCTGCTGATCTGCCGTGTCTGCCGAACTCAGCATATCTTGCTGCATCGCTAAATCTTCTGATACTCCGCTCCCTAGCCCGCTCTGTCCCGAACATGCGGCGGGTTAGGCTTCCTCCATCGCTTGTGTTTCTGACGGATTTTAAAGAAAAGGAATTGAGGCCGGAACAGTATTTTCCGATGAGAGAGCAAGAACAGGTTACTCTATACTCTAGCCCTAACGCTAACGCCGTGCAGCGAGCATTTGAGGAACCATCCAGCGATGATCACCAGGCGATAACACTGAGGATGAGGCAAACACCTCGTTAGAAGATGAAAGAGAGGGAAGAGGGCGCACAAACGTTGGAGTTGCGAGCGGCTAATCCCACGTCAATTCAGGAGCAGGAGCAATCGGAAAGTCGGGATGCTGCAGGGTTAGATAATATAGGCGACAGTGAGCAACTTCGGCCAATCACAGATTCTCTTTTCGCGGAAGAGCAGGAAGAACGTGAGTCACTGGCCGATGCTAAACGCCAGGCGAAAGAGGGCTCGCACAGCGTGGTAATCGATGGTCAGTTGCCTTATCACAGAGAGCCATCAGATGGGAAACAGTGCCTCCAATTAGCAGTGCCAAAGTCGCACCGAGCCGGACTGTTAGAGTTAGCGCACGACAATTTTTGCGGTGGTCAtttctcaggaaaaaaaaacacaaaaacacgcAATAAGGCGGCCTTCTTTTGGCCATCATTGTGGTCTGTTGTAAAGCGCCATTGTCAGAGTTGTCACGGTTGTAAGGTTCATGCGCGTAAGCTGAAAACTGGTCGGGTGCCCATAGCGCCTCTGAACAGACTTCAGACAACTTTCGAGGTAATTTACCTTGACCATATAGGCCCCCTTCAGCCAGCTTCGTCACGGGGTCATAAGTATGCTCCAAGTGTGGTGGGTCCTTGTACTCGATGGGCAGAAGTGACTAGACTTTTAGGTCTATCCTTTACCTTACATGAATTGTGCACAACCGGATCTGACATTTGTGCTCGTGATTGCACAGCCTGGCACAAACTCGATAATTTCTTCGGACAAGAAAAAACAACTCTAACACTACAACGATTCGCGACGTTTTTCAATCCATGTGACAGCCTACATACATATGGAATAACTGCTGGCCTTTCGCGATGCCAGTTTTTGGGAAGTCGTCCTGATTGTGTGGTCGGGGTAACCAGCCATGGTTAGCCTGTTGAGTTGATCCTTAGCCCCTTCAAGCAAGCGGTGCTGACAAGACTTTGTTATGGCGGAACAGAGGTATACAATACAGGGTGATACCATTTTTTACCAATTTGTTGTGCCCCGAATTGTACAGAAACAAAAGTTTTACAGAACGCGGCTTATACATTCAGAACACAAGTCTAGAAACTGTAGTGTATTATCTTGAGGTAATTTAATGGGAAACTTTAGACCCGTTCCATGCTCGCGAAAAATCTTCAGTATGTTGACATACACTTGGCTAAACTTAGAATTACATAATTATCCAACACAACTAAATAATCATCCACAAAATGGAAGAAATTCATGGCCAAACCACAAAGTTCCTCCCGAATTTTTCTGTCCACGAAACCTAAAATTAGGTTACTAAGAGTGGGGGCCACTTTTGTCCCAATGCAAACACCGTATTTTTGTAAATATAAGGCATTGTTCCAGCACACCACAGTATAATTCAGGTACACAAAAATCTTTTCAAGGAATGATTCCACGCTAATGCCACACTGGTCAATGAATCTTCTGTCGTCATTTAAGTCGCAGATACAGGCCCTCTCGCTTTTTAATAATTCAACATGtggcagcaatgaacgacaatcttgtgggcatcattaaggagtgtgcaatagaagtcggtggtaactccgttagacaggatagcagtaagctatcgcaggagacgtaagatctgatcaagaaactccaatgtatgaaagcctctaaccctacagctagaatagaactggcagaactttcgaacttagtcaacaagcgtaagacatctgacataaggaagtataatatggatagaattgaacatgctctcaggaacgcaggaagcctaaaatcagtgaagaagaaactaggaattggcaagaatcagatgtatgcgttaagagacaaagccggcaatatcattactaatatggatgagatagttcaagtggatgaagagttctatagagatttatacagtaccagtggcacccacgacaataatggaagagagaatggcGCAGAGGAATCCggaatcccacaggtaacgctggaagaagtaaagaaagccttgg
This window encodes:
- the LOC142584148 gene encoding uncharacterized protein LOC142584148, translated to MAPATAAGMTSTTQGQKSGAARQSRQRLPPLPMNDAKIIIRPKGGLKVKEQNTYQAARAIMEACGRKFGEDKFLVRLRPGSNIIIASASDEEAAGMIRKINGLNFDGQNYDVNAYVALPEDIKRAAFHGLPPGIAADLLEFKLRLRTQGVEILSARMLGKSETALVTFDGPFIPKYVIFGACECKTHPYRPTRQVCFVCGEQGRRSDVCPTPGTRICRQCGATSSPEGHQCQPKCLYAEGPT